A part of Entelurus aequoreus isolate RoL-2023_Sb linkage group LG10, RoL_Eaeq_v1.1, whole genome shotgun sequence genomic DNA contains:
- the LOC133658055 gene encoding uncharacterized protein LOC133658055, with product MTEVIFCWITEDCYFSFIEKFVCLSVMAEFLPDVDDVDEIAFDFDGRPYLFEPEYTDEELQEIEERTRRDGVGQQAEGTEPAAARLRNTGNWWCSCGCCVPLPTEEECLCCREWDLLQPAVFGDYPVDGTQRCVTSSEDFPSLINRAVLETFFHVPKINWKRRPRPQGENGQLSIDQCRLVAYRVVLEWALRGERLGRGNRRVLPRCIVMAIRSKYPSPTGTYTGFNEAEDIFNIL from the exons atgactgaagtgattttctgttggattaccgaagactgttattttagttttatagaaaagtttgtttgtttgtctgtcatggctgaatttttgcctgatgtggacgacGTGGATGAAATTGCATTTGATTTTGATGGCCGGCCGTATCTATTTGAGCCGGAGTACACAGATGAAGAGCTTCAAGAAATTGAAGAACGGACGAGGAGAGACGGAGTTGGGCAACAGGCAGAGGGCACGGAACCAGCTGCTGCAAGGCTGCGAAACACTGGAAACTGGTGGTGTTCCTGTGGGTGCTGTGTACCTTTGCCTACAGAGGAGGAATGCCTCTGTTGCAGGGAATGGGACCTTTTGCAGCCAGCTGTGTTTGGGGATTACCCAGTGGACGGTACACAACGCTGTGTAACGTCATCAGAGGATTTCCCCTCCTTGATCAACAGGGCAGTGCTAGAGACCTTCTTCCATgttcccaaaatcaactggaagagGCGGCCAAGACCACAGGGAGAAAACGGCCAGCTGTCTATTGA CCAATGCAGACTAGTGGCTTACCGTGTGGTGCTGGAGTGGGCGCTCAGAGGAGAGCGTCTAGGTCGTGGCAATAGGAGAGTGTTGCCTAGATGTATAGTTATGGCTATAAGAAGCAAGTACCCCTCTCCCACCGGCACTTACACTGGCTTCAACGAGGCAGAGGACATCttcaatatactgtaa